Proteins encoded together in one Anaerococcus murdochii window:
- a CDS encoding response regulator transcription factor, translating into MDICIIEDNFALVESLKDLLENEGYGVDYFFDLGEIDDYLILNKYDLIILDLMLGNFDGLDFLKMVRSEIKRPIIILTAKGGKEDELKGLEFGADDYIKKPFDPDILLARIKSKLRINENSEISYKGTTFDFETGLVKKNQSQIYLTSQEKKILKILFINKGRVLSKESLLSMASDNFDSASERTIVTHIYNIRKKILEIGADDPVENVWKEGYKWKNE; encoded by the coding sequence ATGGACATTTGTATAATTGAAGATAATTTTGCCCTGGTCGAGTCCCTCAAAGACCTCTTGGAAAATGAAGGTTATGGGGTGGACTATTTTTTTGACCTTGGGGAAATTGACGATTATCTGATATTAAATAAATATGATTTGATAATTTTGGACCTTATGTTGGGTAATTTTGATGGTTTGGATTTTCTGAAAATGGTCAGAAGTGAGATAAAAAGGCCGATAATAATCCTAACTGCCAAGGGTGGCAAAGAAGATGAGCTTAAAGGCCTAGAGTTTGGAGCAGATGACTATATCAAAAAACCCTTTGATCCGGATATCCTACTTGCTAGGATAAAATCAAAATTAAGGATAAATGAAAATTCAGAAATTTCCTACAAGGGGACCACTTTTGATTTTGAAACTGGATTGGTTAAGAAAAATCAAAGTCAAATCTATTTAACAAGTCAGGAAAAAAAGATTTTAAAAATTTTATTTATCAATAAGGGCAGGGTCCTTTCTAAAGAGAGCCTTCTTTCTATGGCATCGGATAATTTTGATTCTGCATCAGAGAGGACGATTGTGACCCATATTTATAACATTAGGAAGAAAATCCTAGAAATCGGGGCAGATGATCCGGTAGAAAATGTTTGGAAGGAGGGTTATAAGTGGAAAAACGAGTAA
- the mnmA gene encoding tRNA 2-thiouridine(34) synthase MnmA, whose product MKDKKDIKVIVGISGGVDSSVAALLLKEEGYDVTGIFMKNWDDTDENGFCTAEEDFEDAVAVCNQIGIPYYSINFEKEYYDRVFSYFLDEYKKGRTPNPDIMCNKEIKFKAFLDFAKNLGADYLATGHYARVDRTDGETKMLRGLDSNKDQTYFLSQLSQEQIKDVLFPVGDLQKSEVREIAKKAGLATANKKDSTGICFIGERDFNEFLSHYLPAQPGNIVDTQGNIMGKHDGLMYHTIGQRRGLGIGGEGEAWFVYGKDLEKNELLVCQGKNNPLLFSNKLYGSEFSTISDKESPKEFDCTAKFRYRQADIRAHVKVLEDGKVEVTYDDTKAVTPGQAAVFYDGEVCLGSAIIDEVYMGDKKLRV is encoded by the coding sequence ATGAAAGATAAAAAAGATATAAAGGTAATAGTTGGGATCTCAGGCGGAGTGGATTCTTCTGTTGCGGCCCTTCTTTTGAAGGAAGAGGGCTATGATGTGACAGGGATTTTCATGAAAAACTGGGATGATACCGATGAAAATGGCTTTTGTACTGCCGAAGAAGATTTCGAAGATGCAGTAGCCGTTTGTAACCAAATCGGGATTCCCTATTATTCCATAAATTTTGAAAAAGAATATTACGACAGAGTTTTTTCTTACTTTCTTGATGAATACAAGAAGGGCAGGACTCCTAACCCTGATATTATGTGCAATAAGGAAATTAAATTCAAGGCCTTTTTGGATTTTGCAAAAAATCTTGGGGCGGACTATCTAGCAACAGGACATTATGCCAGAGTTGACAGGACCGATGGAGAAACAAAAATGCTAAGAGGTCTTGATTCCAACAAAGACCAGACATATTTTCTAAGTCAATTATCCCAAGAACAAATAAAAGACGTTTTATTTCCAGTAGGAGATTTACAAAAATCAGAAGTAAGGGAAATTGCCAAAAAAGCAGGACTTGCAACTGCTAATAAGAAAGATTCGACAGGAATTTGCTTTATTGGTGAAAGAGATTTTAACGAATTCTTATCCCACTACCTTCCAGCCCAGCCAGGTAATATTGTCGATACCCAAGGCAATATCATGGGAAAACACGACGGTTTGATGTATCACACAATCGGCCAAAGACGTGGACTTGGCATAGGCGGTGAGGGAGAAGCTTGGTTTGTTTATGGAAAAGACCTTGAGAAAAACGAACTTCTAGTCTGCCAGGGAAAAAATAATCCGCTTTTATTTTCAAATAAGCTATACGGGTCAGAATTTTCTACAATTTCTGATAAGGAAAGTCCAAAGGAATTTGATTGCACAGCCAAATTTAGGTATAGGCAAGCAGATATAAGGGCCCATGTGAAAGTCCTTGAAGATGGCAAGGTAGAAGTGACTTATGACGACACCAAGGCCGTAACCCCAGGCCAAGCCGCAGTTTTCTACGACGGAGAAGTATGCCTAGGATCTGCAATTATTGATGAAGTTTACATGGGTGATAAAAAATTAAGAGTGTAA
- a CDS encoding cysteine desulfurase family protein, with product MKKIYFDYAATSIKRKKILEEILSKADLFDGNPDSSHSFGRDAKKILEDARKDIAKSIGAKPSQIIFTSGASESNNTVLSAFKDEKIITSNIEHDSIENTYNPKNTIIIEADEKGISLDQIKEKLTDDVKLVSVMMVNNEMGLIMPIKEIGEFLKDKDIYFHVDCVQAYGHLDIDVNAMNIDFLSLSGHKIGGINGFGILYARENIPSFIKGGEQEKYRRAGTSYVMGAYSMAKSFPYMIEEREKIKDLKGYLLESLGKSKIIYEINGNPDQTVDHIVNIYFKDYRSDFLLTYLDMHGIAVSAGSACRAGAVIPSKVVERIYGPDRASHSLRISLGFENTRADIDRLLEVLGALDER from the coding sequence ATGAAGAAGATTTATTTTGACTATGCTGCAACAAGCATAAAAAGAAAGAAAATTTTAGAAGAAATATTAAGTAAGGCGGACTTATTTGACGGAAATCCCGATTCTAGCCATTCTTTTGGAAGGGATGCCAAAAAGATTTTGGAAGATGCGAGAAAAGACATTGCAAAATCCATCGGGGCAAAGCCAAGCCAGATAATTTTCACATCTGGAGCCAGCGAATCCAATAATACAGTTCTTTCTGCTTTTAAAGACGAAAAAATAATTACAAGTAACATCGAGCACGACTCTATTGAAAATACCTACAATCCTAAAAACACCATTATTATTGAAGCAGACGAAAAAGGCATAAGCCTTGATCAAATAAAGGAAAAACTCACTGACGATGTCAAACTTGTTTCTGTCATGATGGTAAATAATGAAATGGGGCTTATAATGCCGATTAAGGAAATAGGTGAGTTTCTAAAAGATAAGGACATTTACTTTCACGTCGACTGCGTCCAAGCCTACGGCCATTTGGATATTGATGTGAATGCCATGAATATTGACTTCTTATCTCTTTCTGGCCACAAAATCGGGGGCATAAATGGTTTTGGCATTCTTTACGCAAGAGAAAACATCCCTTCTTTTATAAAGGGCGGTGAGCAGGAAAAATACCGCAGGGCAGGCACTTCCTATGTAATGGGCGCTTATTCCATGGCCAAATCTTTTCCTTATATGATTGAAGAAAGGGAAAAGATCAAGGATTTGAAAGGATATTTACTAGAAAGTCTTGGAAAATCAAAGATAATTTACGAGATAAATGGCAATCCAGATCAGACAGTCGATCACATCGTAAATATTTATTTCAAAGACTATAGGTCAGACTTTTTGCTAACTTATCTTGATATGCACGGGATTGCCGTATCCGCAGGTTCTGCTTGTAGGGCTGGAGCTGTGATTCCTTCAAAGGTTGTTGAGAGAATTTATGGACCAGACAGGGCCAGCCATTCACTTAGGATAAGTCTAGGTTTTGAAAATACAAGGGCGGATATTGACAGGCTATTAGAAGTTTTAGGAGCTTTAGATGAAAGATAA
- a CDS encoding sensor histidine kinase, with amino-acid sequence MEKRVKNLALGLLLDNFLRVLVYGILTIIALKLGQEYLYPLKLKKDFPMGVFMIYSLYFLRKFYIGIDKNILNDLRILEESIKKDNCDKDLELAEFDLIAKTLKDKNQKIREKDTFIKTSLAAISHDMKTPLTVINTNLSLLKPIDLKNQARVVKIKGETDKIAAYIDDLMEVSGGFIDQISLEKISLLEFLANLKANLSLFEDMREEEIGLINEINIRSKYYLKIDKIRFDKALSQLLTNAFEHRKSAVWIELNEKNGQIIITVADDGAGFDEKSLKDGKNLFYTDNYGRTSGKGTGMGLFIGNSYIEAMGGRLVLENQNGGRAKICLEIGEEENGK; translated from the coding sequence GTGGAAAAACGAGTAAAGAATTTGGCCCTAGGACTTCTCTTAGATAATTTTTTAAGGGTCTTAGTCTACGGAATATTAACAATTATTGCCCTCAAATTAGGTCAAGAATACCTGTATCCCCTTAAGCTAAAAAAAGATTTTCCCATGGGAGTTTTTATGATTTATTCCCTTTATTTTCTAAGGAAATTTTACATTGGAATCGACAAAAATATTCTTAATGATTTAAGAATTCTAGAAGAATCTATCAAAAAAGACAACTGTGACAAGGACTTGGAATTAGCAGAATTTGACCTAATTGCCAAGACTTTAAAAGATAAAAACCAAAAAATAAGAGAGAAGGATACTTTCATCAAAACAAGTCTAGCAGCCATTTCCCACGATATGAAAACTCCTCTAACAGTGATAAATACAAATTTATCCCTTCTTAAGCCTATTGATCTAAAAAACCAGGCTAGGGTTGTAAAAATAAAAGGTGAGACCGACAAAATCGCTGCTTACATTGACGATTTGATGGAAGTGAGTGGGGGATTCATTGACCAAATAAGCTTAGAAAAAATTTCTCTGCTAGAATTTTTGGCCAATTTAAAGGCAAATTTATCTCTTTTTGAAGACATGAGGGAAGAGGAAATTGGTCTTATAAATGAAATTAATATTCGAAGTAAATATTACCTAAAGATTGACAAAATAAGGTTTGATAAGGCCCTAAGCCAGCTTTTGACCAATGCCTTTGAACATAGGAAGAGTGCAGTTTGGATAGAATTAAATGAGAAAAATGGGCAAATCATAATCACAGTAGCCGATGATGGGGCAGGTTTTGATGAAAAAAGCCTAAAAGATGGAAAAAATCTTTTTTATACAGATAATTACGGCAGAACATCCGGAAAAGGCACTGGCATGGGACTCTTTATAGGAAATTCTTATATAGAAGCTATGGGAGGAAGGCTTGTTCTTGAAAATCAAAATGGAGGACGTGCCAAAATTTGCTTAGAAATTGGGGAGGAAGAGAATGGAAAATAA
- a CDS encoding exodeoxyribonuclease III → MKFISWNIDSLNAALTSDSARALLSRLVLDRLVKEDADVIAIQETKLPYSGLSKKHVEKLAEYFPEYDYVYRQSEEPARKSYAGTMTLYKKGLEVEASFPQIGAPCTMDFEGRIITLEFDNFYFTHVYTPNAGDKLVRLPDRQVWDRLYADYLKSLDQNKPVIAAGDFNVAHKEIDLANPDNNHESAGFTDEEREGFTNLLDKGFTDTFRHIHGDVEGRYTWWAQRVKTSKINNSGWRIDYFIVSDRIKDLITNSDMIDSGERQDHTPIVLEINI, encoded by the coding sequence ATGAAATTTATTTCATGGAATATAGATTCACTAAATGCTGCCCTTACATCTGATTCTGCAAGGGCTTTATTGAGCCGTTTGGTTTTAGATAGGCTTGTAAAAGAAGATGCTGATGTAATAGCCATCCAAGAAACCAAACTTCCTTATTCTGGCCTTAGCAAAAAACATGTGGAAAAACTTGCTGAATATTTCCCAGAATATGATTATGTTTATAGGCAAAGCGAGGAGCCTGCGAGAAAATCTTATGCAGGGACTATGACCCTTTACAAAAAAGGTCTAGAAGTAGAAGCATCCTTCCCACAAATTGGTGCACCTTGTACTATGGATTTTGAAGGCAGGATTATCACCCTAGAGTTTGATAATTTTTATTTCACCCACGTCTATACACCAAATGCTGGTGACAAATTAGTAAGACTTCCTGATAGGCAGGTTTGGGATAGGCTCTATGCTGATTATCTAAAAAGTTTGGATCAAAATAAGCCAGTAATAGCAGCTGGTGACTTTAACGTTGCCCACAAGGAAATTGACCTTGCAAACCCTGATAACAACCACGAATCAGCTGGTTTTACGGATGAAGAAAGGGAAGGCTTTACAAATCTTCTTGATAAAGGATTTACAGACACCTTTAGACACATCCACGGCGATGTGGAAGGTCGCTACACTTGGTGGGCCCAAAGGGTTAAGACAAGTAAAATCAACAACTCCGGCTGGAGGATTGATTATTTCATAGTTTCAGATAGGATTAAAGACTTAATTACAAATTCGGACATGATCGACTCTGGCGAAAGACAAGACCACACACCAATTGTTTTAGAAATTAATATATAA